A genomic region of Anopheles coustani chromosome 3, idAnoCousDA_361_x.2, whole genome shotgun sequence contains the following coding sequences:
- the LOC131259277 gene encoding putative serine protease K12H4.7, translating into MKFGSSTGLKAAAVLLLAMIVVAAGKSVDKIRRPFPGIERMGSLLDTVRPPKGYVSQNPRTVEGRFTSRRNHFDPQDRNTFEFTYLTNDEYYREGGPLFLVVGGFYAVNPFFIEGLYFRDIAAQHGAMLATFEHRYYGNSIPVEDYSTENLRFLRTEQVLFDLIELVDFLKREVMNDPNARVILHGVAQAGSLASWARQRFPNIIDGAWVSSAPVRATGAFPEYAEDFGEIIREKASDQCYDRISQAFNGAQHALDSGRTDRLSELFNTCEPLSLDNPLEVELFFFAMMISLETAMVAEGDIDNIGRVCDRLTSDEFSTGLEALSVFLLNRYADVRECFDLSFETFVRYLTDVDIDSEANRQLGLRQTAYQTCTEFGAFPTTNSPNQPFGNRVTYDLFLAECQAAFGEFITKELVYEAVRITNLHYGGDDPRSTNVLFTNGALDPLRHVSITYYQNLLSNARVTPREFTAADIVSIRDSDSEELLETKLMIAQYISTWLGPSINPIRK; encoded by the exons ATGAAGTTTGGAAGCTCCACCGGCCTGAAGGCGGCagctgtgctgctgctggccatgATCGTCGTTGCCGCTGGCAAGTCGGTCGATAAGATCCGTCGCCCGTTCCCAGGCATCGAGCGGATGGGAAGTCTTCTCGATACGGTTCGCCCTCCGAAAGGATACGTCTCACAGAACCCGCGTACCGTTGAGGGCCGCTTCACGTCCCGCAGAAACCACTTTGATCCGCAAGACCGTAACACGTTCGAGTTTACCTACCTGACGAACGACGAATACTACCGCGAGGGAGGTCCGCTGTTCCTGGTCGTCGGTGGTTTTTACGCGGTCAATCCATTCTTTATCGAGGGGCTCTACTTCCGAGACATTGCCGCCCAGCATGGTGCTATGTTGGCAACCTTTGAGCATCGTTACTATGGAAACAGCATCCCAGTGGA GGACTATTCGACGGAGAATCTACGTTTCCTGCGCACGGAGCAGGTTCTGTTCGATCTGATCGAGCTTGTTGACTTCCTGAAGCGCGAGGTCATGAACGACCCGAATGCACGCGTCATCCTTCACGGTGTAGCTCAAGCCGGTAGTCTCGCCTCGTGGGCTCGCCAGCGCTTCCCGAACATCATTGATGGTGCGTGGGTCTCGAGCGCCCCGGTGCGTGCCACTGGCGCCTTCCCCGAGTACGCCGAGGACTTCGGAGAAATTATCCGTGAGAAGGCGAGCGACCAGTGCTACGACCGCATCTCGCAGGCGTTCAACGGGGCACAGCATGCACTAGATTCCGGACGCACCGACAGACTTTCCGAGCTGTTCAACACTTGCGAGCCGTTGAGTCTGGATAACCCGTTGGAGGTGGAACTGTTCTTctttgccatgatgatttcgCTAGAGACGGCTATGGTGGCTGAAGGGGACATTGATAATATTGGCCGTGTGTGCGATCGACTTACCAGCGACGAGTTCAGCACTGGATTGGAGGCCTTGTCCGTCTTCCTACTGAATCGCTACGCCGATGTGCGCGAGTGCTTCGATCTGTCGTTCGAGACTTTTGTCCGCTACCTGACGGATGTCGATATCGACAGTGAAGCAAACCGGCAACTCGGTTTGCGTCAAACCGCCTACCAAACATGCACCGAGTTCGGTGCGTTCCCGACTACCAACTCGCCGAATCAGCCCTTCGGTAACCGTGTCACGTACGACCTCTTCCTGGCCGAGTGCCAGGCGGCATTCGGAGAATTCATCACCAAGGAGTTGGTCTATGAGGCTGTACGCATAACTAACCTTCACTACGGAGGGGACGATCCTCGCTCCACCAACGTGCTGTTCACCAACGGTGCTCTGGATCCGCTGCGCCATGTATCCATCACCTACTACCAGAACTTGCTGTCGAACGCTCGCGTCACGCCGAGGGAGTTCACGGCGGCAGATATCGTGTCAATCCGCGATTCCGACTCAGAGGAGCTCCTCGAGACCAAGCTAATGATCGCGCAGTACATCTCGACCTGGCTCGGACCGTCGATTAATCCCATACGGAAGTAG